Proteins found in one uncultured Campylobacter sp. genomic segment:
- a CDS encoding formate hydrogenlyase maturation HycH family protein, whose product MIRVYKLARRHMDENEKMPKELKDIKLFSVCVGHGVGTVDFSEKTLEIPDEEFERIVASGGEYVKFKLGNLSKYFEVEIFREHAARLIPELCECELKKELENLREGYLLLRKDF is encoded by the coding sequence ATGATAAGAGTCTATAAACTCGCCCGCCGCCACATGGACGAAAACGAAAAGATGCCAAAAGAGCTAAAAGATATCAAGCTATTTTCAGTCTGCGTCGGACACGGCGTGGGGACGGTGGACTTTAGCGAAAAAACGCTCGAAATACCCGACGAGGAGTTTGAGCGTATCGTAGCTAGCGGCGGCGAATACGTCAAATTTAAGCTGGGAAATTTAAGCAAGTATTTTGAAGTGGAGATATTTAGAGAGCATGCGGCAAGGCTCATCCCTGAGCTTTGCGAATGCGAGCTAAAAAAAGAGCTTGAAAATTTACGCGAGGGATATCTGTTGCTTAGGAAGGACTTTTGA
- a CDS encoding formate hydrogenlyase complex iron-sulfur subunit produces MMKLFDVTEKYGKATYAYPFEPYKVPENFRGQPFYTYELCIGCAACGVACPSNAIELKMNEKQDKLVWQFDCGRCIFCGRCDEVCPTGGVRLSQGFELAVKFDKSALIQRGELEMQKCKCCGKPYTPVRLINYTFSKLSTANLLPGRLEEAKDYLYICPECKKAQAVERITKDVEEGIK; encoded by the coding sequence ATGATGAAGTTATTTGACGTAACCGAAAAATACGGAAAGGCGACCTACGCCTATCCGTTTGAGCCTTATAAGGTGCCAGAAAATTTCCGCGGGCAGCCGTTTTACACCTACGAGCTTTGCATAGGCTGCGCGGCGTGCGGCGTAGCGTGCCCTAGCAACGCCATAGAGCTAAAGATGAACGAAAAGCAAGATAAGCTCGTGTGGCAGTTTGACTGCGGACGATGCATATTTTGCGGACGCTGCGACGAGGTTTGTCCGACTGGCGGCGTGCGTCTAAGCCAGGGTTTCGAGCTTGCGGTTAAATTTGACAAGAGCGCGCTAATCCAGCGCGGCGAGCTAGAGATGCAAAAGTGCAAATGCTGCGGCAAGCCCTATACGCCCGTTCGCCTTATCAACTATACTTTTTCAAAGCTCAGCACGGCAAATTTGCTCCCCGGCAGACTAGAAGAGGCTAAAGACTATCTATATATCTGCCCCGAGTGCAAAAAAGCCCAAGCCGTAGAGCGCATAACTAAAGACGTAGAGGAGGGGATAAAATGA
- a CDS encoding hydrogenase 3 maturation endopeptidase HyCI has protein sequence MKKALLCIGNPLRGDDDVGNETGRIVEVNLKDWRVFYGQDVPENEFGALREFEPDIIVVVDAMSGFKDGAIEFFDLSNERDYIYSTHNLPTPVLLSYLRKICPKTLFLGISVLLENVLDFKEGLSENAKKSAQKAFERILEIDKNLN, from the coding sequence ATGAAAAAGGCTTTGCTTTGCATCGGCAATCCCTTGCGCGGCGACGACGACGTAGGCAACGAAACGGGGCGAATCGTCGAGGTAAATTTGAAAGATTGGCGTGTATTTTACGGACAGGACGTGCCTGAAAACGAGTTTGGCGCGCTTAGAGAATTTGAGCCTGACATCATCGTCGTGGTGGACGCGATGAGCGGGTTTAAGGACGGAGCGATCGAATTTTTCGATCTAAGCAACGAGCGCGACTATATCTACTCGACGCACAACTTGCCCACGCCCGTACTTTTAAGCTACCTGCGTAAAATTTGTCCCAAAACGCTGTTTTTAGGCATTAGCGTTTTGCTTGAAAACGTGCTTGATTTTAAAGAGGGCTTAAGCGAAAATGCGAAAAAAAGCGCGCAAAAAGCCTTTGAACGTATCTTGGAAATAGATAAAAATTTAAATTAG
- a CDS encoding NADH-quinone oxidoreductase subunit C, with protein MRGDKFVEILKTKVKVLEVTRQADDQITVLVDRNDLPLAVKTLYYDIGGFISTMIPSDERTINGCFALYYALSMEGGKMTEEDDFAAEDKCFITVKTLIPGVDPTFPSVTPLVPACVWYEREAYDMFGLVAEGLPDKRRLVLSDDWPDGLYPLRKDAMDYRYRPDPVAHQDEPDTEFLFPKGDSVIDVPLGPLHVTSDEPGHFRLFCDGDEIIDADYRLFYQHRGMEKLAENRMNYDQMGYLAERVCGICGYAHAIACIEAAEKAIRLEVPLRAQAIRVICLEIERLHSHLLNIGLACEVTGNYNAFMHIFRVREYSMELAQLVTGGRKTYGNVIMGGLRRDMTDNEIKKGIEMINKLDVQISEIWDAVMDDKRQIARWKGVGVLDKQVARDFSPVGPNMRGSGLKRDNRYDHPYDFFKNIEFKVYVEHGGDVFSREVVRYNELKESIHIIRQCLELMPQTPISIDPKTMIKPENFALGHVEAPRGENVHWIMQGSAQKVFRWRCRAATYNNWPSLRYQFRGNNISDAALIVCSLDPCYSCTDRVTVVDVNTKKSKILTEKDLKKFCQTGKISKKDLR; from the coding sequence ATACCTAGCGACGAGAGGACTATAAACGGCTGTTTTGCACTTTACTACGCTTTATCTATGGAGGGCGGCAAGATGACGGAAGAAGACGACTTTGCCGCCGAGGATAAGTGCTTTATCACCGTTAAAACGCTAATTCCCGGCGTCGATCCGACTTTTCCGTCGGTTACGCCGCTAGTGCCTGCTTGCGTTTGGTACGAAAGAGAAGCCTACGATATGTTCGGCCTAGTAGCCGAGGGCTTGCCCGATAAGCGTAGATTGGTGCTAAGCGACGATTGGCCGGACGGTCTTTATCCGCTTAGAAAAGACGCGATGGACTACCGCTACCGCCCAGATCCCGTCGCTCACCAAGATGAGCCCGACACCGAGTTTTTATTTCCAAAAGGCGATAGCGTCATCGACGTGCCGCTTGGGCCTTTGCACGTAACTAGCGACGAGCCGGGACACTTTAGGTTATTTTGCGACGGCGACGAGATTATAGATGCGGACTACCGCCTCTTTTATCAGCACCGCGGTATGGAAAAGCTAGCCGAAAACCGTATGAACTACGATCAGATGGGATATCTTGCAGAGCGCGTCTGCGGAATTTGCGGCTACGCTCACGCGATTGCGTGTATAGAAGCGGCCGAAAAAGCTATCAGGCTTGAAGTTCCGCTAAGGGCGCAGGCTATCCGCGTGATTTGCCTTGAGATCGAGCGCCTTCACAGCCATCTTTTAAACATCGGTCTAGCTTGCGAGGTAACGGGTAACTATAACGCCTTCATGCATATCTTTAGAGTGCGCGAGTACTCTATGGAGTTAGCCCAGCTAGTAACGGGCGGTCGTAAAACCTACGGCAACGTCATCATGGGCGGACTTCGCCGCGATATGACCGATAACGAGATAAAAAAGGGCATCGAGATGATAAACAAGCTCGACGTTCAAATTTCTGAAATTTGGGACGCGGTTATGGACGATAAACGCCAAATCGCGCGCTGGAAAGGCGTGGGCGTGCTAGATAAGCAAGTAGCAAGAGACTTTAGCCCCGTGGGGCCTAATATGCGAGGCTCTGGTCTAAAGCGCGACAACCGCTACGACCACCCTTACGATTTCTTTAAAAATATCGAATTTAAAGTCTACGTAGAGCACGGCGGAGACGTATTTAGCCGCGAAGTCGTGAGATATAACGAGCTAAAAGAGTCTATACATATCATCAGGCAGTGTTTGGAGCTAATGCCTCAAACGCCGATATCAATCGATCCAAAAACGATGATAAAGCCTGAAAATTTCGCTCTCGGACACGTAGAAGCTCCTCGCGGCGAAAACGTCCACTGGATCATGCAAGGCAGCGCGCAAAAAGTTTTCCGCTGGAGATGCCGCGCGGCTACTTATAACAACTGGCCTAGCCTTCGCTATCAGTTCCGCGGAAACAACATTTCGGACGCGGCGCTAATCGTCTGCTCGCTAGATCCGTGCTACTCTTGCACCGACCGCGTTACGGTCGTAGACGTAAACACCAAAAAGAGCAAAATTTTAACCGAAAAAGACCTTAAGAAATTTTGCCAAACGGGCAAAATTAGCAAAAAGGATTTAAGATGA
- a CDS encoding NADH-quinone oxidoreductase subunit B family protein yields MSLYQVPENIKTANDLTAKLEHLKNIKRSFSVYRIDCGSCNGCEIEIFAAITPMWDPERFGFKLVANPRHADILLCTGPVTRQMYYPLLRAYEAAPDPKIVVAFGACGSTGGIFYDAYSVWGGIDKIIPVDVYIPGCPPHPASVIYGLGMALGIIDQKLQKRSFEQDDCKAPAVKESIIGDILFERDLEAEAKRLMSYIFGRTLFAKYMDAAKTSPDIHDVAATKKVMLEAIHKEEDPRYAECMGLLYNDVYLKYAKAKRDTQNAIDVKKEIWDKR; encoded by the coding sequence ATGAGCCTTTATCAAGTTCCCGAAAATATAAAAACGGCAAACGACCTAACCGCAAAGTTAGAACATCTAAAAAATATCAAACGAAGCTTTAGCGTCTACCGCATCGACTGCGGCAGCTGCAACGGCTGCGAGATAGAAATTTTCGCCGCTATCACGCCGATGTGGGATCCGGAGCGCTTCGGCTTTAAGCTAGTAGCTAACCCTCGCCACGCGGACATTTTACTCTGCACGGGTCCGGTTACGCGCCAGATGTATTATCCGCTGCTTCGCGCTTACGAGGCCGCGCCCGATCCAAAGATCGTGGTAGCCTTTGGTGCATGCGGCAGCACGGGCGGTATCTTTTACGACGCTTATAGCGTTTGGGGCGGCATAGATAAGATTATCCCCGTAGATGTCTATATCCCGGGCTGTCCGCCGCATCCGGCTAGCGTCATATACGGCCTTGGCATGGCTCTTGGCATCATAGATCAAAAGCTACAAAAAAGAAGCTTCGAACAAGACGACTGCAAAGCCCCCGCCGTAAAAGAGTCTATCATAGGCGATATACTTTTCGAGCGCGATTTGGAAGCCGAGGCAAAGAGGCTAATGAGCTATATCTTCGGCAGGACGCTGTTTGCTAAATATATGGACGCAGCCAAAACTTCTCCTGATATCCACGACGTAGCGGCTACTAAAAAAGTAATGCTAGAGGCTATCCATAAAGAAGAAGACCCTAGATACGCCGAGTGTATGGGACTGCTTTACAACGACGTCTATCTAAAATACGCCAAAGCAAAACGCGATACGCAAAACGCCATCGACGTCAAAAAAGAAATTTGGGATAAACGATGA